The following are from one region of the Silene latifolia isolate original U9 population chromosome 9, ASM4854445v1, whole genome shotgun sequence genome:
- the LOC141601294 gene encoding uncharacterized protein LOC141601294: MAKIESTYRSFLSKGETSTESPALVAWDKVCLPKNKGGLGVCDLKRWNIAAIAKYVWWLMQKKDHLWVKWVHCVYIKDCSYRDYKPPQGSSWAWRRICRVKDRLLAGYVGNDWLSAEGVYIIAAGYQWLGIDFPVVDWYHCIWNSTAIPKHQFIGWLWVQGRLLTMDRLFRMHIGADKTCDLCGAAEESHEHLFFFECEYSQLCLHQVNGWSHGNITQANQLEWWREHRTTGKLDVYVAIFLALVYHIWWARNNCRVNQLVWTPEVIYQRVKFDVTVKQKQVCKGSSRRLLEEFLN; encoded by the coding sequence ATGGCAAAGATTGAGAGCACTTATAGGAGCTTTTTATCGAAAGGTGAAACCTCTACTGAGTCCCCTGCACTTGTTGCCTGGGATAAGGTTTGTTTACCAAAAAACAAAGGAGGTTTAGGGGTATGTGACTTGAAGAGATGGAATATTGCAGCTATTGCTAAGTATGTCTGGTGGCTGATGCAAAAAAAGGACCATCTTTGGGTAAAATGGGTGCATTGTGTTTATATAAAAGATTGCTCTTATCGTGACTATAAACCTCCACAGGGGAGTAGTTGGGCTTGGAGACGTATCTGCAGAGTGAAAGATAGATTGCTGGCTGGATATGTTGGTAATGATTGGTTAAGTGCTGAAGGTGTCTATATCATAGCTGCAGGATATCAGTGGCTGGGTATAGACTTTCCAGTGGTGGATTGGTatcattgcatttggaattctaCTGCTATTCCTAAGCACCAATTCATTGGCTGGCTATGGGTACAAGGTCGTCTGTTAACCATGGATAGACTATTTCGTATGCACATTGGAGCTGACAAAACCTGTGATCTTTGTGGTGCAGCTGAGGAGAGTCATgagcatctttttttttttgaatgcgAATATAGTCAGTTGTGTCTACATCAGGTTAATGGTTGGAGCCATGGTAATATAACGCAGGCAAATCAGTTGGAATGGTGGAGGGAGCACAGGACCACTGGTAAGTTGGATGTGTATGTAGCCATCTTCCTTGCCCTAGTCTATCACATCTGGTGGGCTCGCAATAATTGTAGGGTTAATCAGCTGGTTTGGACTCCTGAGGTAATTTACCAAAGGGTCAAGTTTGATGTAACAGTGAAACAAAAACAGGTTTGTAAAGGGAGCTCTAGGAGATTGTTAGAGGAGTTCCTTAACTAA